A genomic region of Bernardetia sp. ABR2-2B contains the following coding sequences:
- a CDS encoding DUF1016 N-terminal domain-containing protein codes for MQPPNKDTNYQKLIENIGDAYQNSKKKATSAINTQMLEAYWEIGKYIIEFEQEGNLKAEYGKMLLENLSKELSLRYGSGFNRTNLTYMRLLYDKYPICGTLSHKFS; via the coding sequence ATGCAACCACCCAACAAAGACACCAATTATCAAAAACTGATTGAAAATATTGGAGATGCTTATCAAAATTCAAAGAAAAAAGCTACTTCTGCCATAAATACCCAAATGTTAGAAGCCTATTGGGAAATTGGAAAGTACATTATTGAGTTTGAGCAAGAAGGAAACTTGAAAGCAGAGTATGGCAAAATGCTATTAGAAAACCTTTCTAAAGAGCTTTCTCTGCGTTATGGAAGTGGTTTTAACAGAACTAATCTAACTTATATGAGATTACTTTACGATAAATACCCAATTTGTGGGACACTGTCCCACAAATTCAGTTGA